From Nocardioides sp. HDW12B, the proteins below share one genomic window:
- a CDS encoding SIMPL domain-containing protein (The SIMPL domain is named for its presence in mouse protein SIMPL (signalling molecule that associates with mouse pelle-like kinase). Bacterial member BP26, from Brucella, was shown to assemble into a channel-like structure, while YggE from E. coli has been associated with resistance to oxidative stress.) encodes MNTSVTVSLRALVAAVLVLLVVVAAYLLGGAGSTEAAATPVPAAATASARDLARGQVPGTLTMTGEGEAVGVPHQLAFRVAVTRKEPTVPAAMDAASRTMGRVLAALERAGVERKDVQSTGLSVDPVYDYVDYRPPVLTGYRVNQSVSVLVRDLGDGGEAISTATRTGGNAVRVSGIGLRIGDKDALLATARDAAVEAATAKAEQYAAATGQELGTVLTLTEGREAVAATRDQVRGYELARMAADSAGANMAVPIRAGREDLAVNVSIVWQLVPAAD; translated from the coding sequence ATGAACACCTCCGTGACCGTCAGCCTCAGGGCGCTCGTCGCCGCCGTCCTCGTCCTGCTCGTGGTGGTCGCGGCGTACCTGCTGGGTGGTGCCGGCTCGACCGAGGCTGCCGCCACGCCGGTCCCGGCCGCTGCCACGGCCTCGGCGCGCGACCTCGCCCGCGGTCAGGTGCCCGGCACCCTCACCATGACGGGGGAGGGCGAGGCGGTCGGCGTGCCGCACCAGCTCGCCTTTCGTGTCGCGGTGACTCGAAAGGAGCCCACCGTCCCGGCCGCGATGGACGCGGCGTCCAGGACGATGGGCCGTGTCCTGGCGGCGCTGGAGCGGGCCGGGGTCGAGCGCAAGGACGTGCAGTCCACCGGCCTGTCGGTGGACCCGGTCTACGACTACGTCGACTACCGGCCGCCGGTGCTGACCGGTTACCGGGTCAACCAGTCGGTGTCGGTGCTCGTGCGGGACCTCGGCGACGGCGGGGAGGCCATCTCGACCGCCACCCGCACCGGCGGCAATGCCGTCCGGGTCTCCGGCATCGGTCTGCGCATCGGCGACAAGGACGCGCTCCTGGCGACGGCGCGCGACGCCGCGGTCGAGGCCGCCACCGCCAAGGCCGAGCAGTACGCCGCCGCGACCGGCCAGGAGCTCGGCACGGTGCTGACCCTGACGGAGGGCCGCGAGGCGGTCGCCGCCACCCGGGACCAGGTTCGCGGCTACGAGCTGGCCCGCATGGCCGCCGACAGCGCCGGCGCCAACATGGCCGTGCCGATCCGCGCCGGCCGCGAGGACCTGGCCGTCAACGTCTCGATCGTGTGGCAGCTGGTGCCCGCCGCGGACTGA
- a CDS encoding aldehyde dehydrogenase family protein, translating into MSRIDVRKTYKLSIGGAFPRSESGRTYEVTDAKGAFWANASAASRKDARDAVVAARSAFKGWSTRTPYNRGQVLYRVAEVLEGRRAQFVDEVQRSEGATKRQAEATVDTAVDRLVWYAGWADKVAQVVGGTNPVAAPFFNFSVPEPTGVVAVSAPQGSSLLGLVSVVAPVITTGSTCVVASSVERPLPAITLAEVLATSDVPGGVVNVLTGTLRDTLPTLASHRDVNALDLTGTAGDAELAAELEELAADNLKRVRRGGGAEEDWTLDPGLDRLTWTLETKTVWHPIGR; encoded by the coding sequence GTGAGTCGCATCGACGTCCGCAAGACCTACAAGCTGAGCATCGGCGGGGCCTTCCCCCGCTCGGAGTCCGGTCGCACCTACGAGGTCACCGACGCGAAGGGCGCCTTCTGGGCCAACGCGTCGGCGGCCTCGCGCAAGGACGCCCGCGACGCCGTCGTGGCGGCCCGTTCGGCCTTCAAGGGCTGGAGCACGCGCACGCCGTACAACCGGGGTCAGGTGCTCTACCGGGTGGCCGAGGTCCTCGAGGGTCGCCGTGCCCAGTTCGTCGACGAGGTGCAGCGCTCCGAGGGCGCGACCAAGCGGCAGGCCGAGGCCACGGTCGACACGGCTGTCGACCGCCTGGTCTGGTACGCCGGCTGGGCCGACAAGGTCGCCCAGGTCGTGGGCGGCACCAACCCCGTCGCGGCGCCGTTCTTCAACTTCTCGGTGCCCGAGCCGACCGGCGTGGTCGCTGTGTCCGCGCCGCAGGGCTCGTCGTTGCTCGGCCTGGTCAGCGTGGTCGCGCCCGTCATCACCACGGGCAGCACCTGCGTCGTCGCCTCCTCGGTCGAGCGGCCCCTGCCGGCGATCACGCTGGCCGAGGTGCTGGCCACCTCCGACGTGCCCGGTGGCGTCGTCAATGTGCTGACCGGCACGCTGCGCGACACGCTCCCCACACTGGCCTCGCACCGCGACGTCAACGCCCTCGACCTGACCGGCACCGCCGGTGACGCCGAGCTGGCCGCCGAGCTCGAGGAGCTCGCCGCCGACAACCTCAAGCGCGTGCGTCGCGGCGGTGGTGCCGAGGAGGACTGGACCCTCGATCCCGGTCTCGACCGGCTGACCTGGACCCTCGAGACGAAGACGGTCTGGCACCCGATCGGCCGCTGA
- a CDS encoding aldehyde dehydrogenase family protein has product MVSFDYAPAPESTSIVDIKSSYGLFIDGEFTDPAAGGSFKTISPSTEEVLAEVAEADESDVDRAVKAARRAHTRVWSRLSGRERGKYLFRIARIIQERSRELAVLESIDNGKPIRESRDVDVPQVAANFFYYAGWADKLEYAVAGRAPASLGVAGQVIPWNFPLLMLAWKVAPALAAGNTVVLKPAETTPLTALLFAEICQQADLPPGVVNIVTGAGDTGRAVVAHPDVDKVAFTGSTEVGRSIARSVAGTDKKVTLELGGKAANIVLDDAPIDQAVEGIVNGIFFNQGHVCCAGSRLLVQESVADEVLERLKRRMSTLRVGDPLDKNTDVGAINSGEQLAKIRELAAVGESEGAAGWSPPCDLPAQGFWFPPTVFTGVTQAHRIAREEIFGPVLSVLTFRTPSEAVDKANNTPFGLSAGIWSDKGSRILWMADQLRAGVVWANTFNKFDPASPFGGYKESGYGREGGRHGLEGYLR; this is encoded by the coding sequence ATGGTCTCCTTCGACTACGCCCCTGCCCCCGAGTCGACCTCGATCGTCGACATCAAGTCCTCCTACGGACTGTTCATCGACGGCGAGTTCACCGACCCCGCGGCCGGTGGCTCCTTCAAGACGATCAGCCCGTCGACCGAGGAGGTGCTGGCCGAGGTCGCCGAGGCCGACGAGTCCGACGTCGACCGCGCCGTCAAGGCCGCCCGCCGCGCCCACACCCGGGTCTGGTCGCGCCTGAGCGGCCGCGAGCGCGGGAAGTACCTCTTCCGCATCGCCCGCATCATCCAGGAGCGCTCCCGCGAGCTCGCTGTGCTCGAGTCGATCGACAACGGCAAGCCGATCCGCGAGTCCCGCGACGTCGACGTCCCCCAGGTCGCGGCGAACTTCTTCTACTACGCCGGCTGGGCCGACAAGCTCGAGTACGCCGTCGCCGGTCGCGCGCCGGCCTCCCTCGGCGTCGCGGGCCAGGTCATCCCGTGGAACTTCCCGCTGCTCATGCTGGCCTGGAAGGTCGCCCCGGCACTGGCCGCCGGCAACACCGTGGTCCTCAAGCCCGCCGAGACCACGCCGCTGACCGCGCTGCTGTTCGCCGAGATCTGCCAGCAGGCCGACCTGCCCCCGGGCGTGGTCAACATCGTGACCGGTGCCGGGGACACCGGCCGCGCGGTCGTCGCGCACCCGGACGTCGACAAGGTCGCCTTCACCGGCTCCACCGAGGTCGGCCGCTCGATCGCCCGCTCGGTGGCCGGCACCGACAAGAAGGTGACCCTCGAGCTCGGCGGCAAGGCCGCCAACATCGTGCTCGACGACGCCCCGATCGACCAGGCCGTCGAGGGCATCGTCAACGGCATCTTCTTCAACCAGGGCCACGTCTGCTGCGCCGGCTCGCGCCTGCTGGTGCAGGAGTCGGTCGCCGACGAGGTGCTCGAGCGCCTGAAGCGCCGGATGTCGACGCTGCGGGTCGGCGACCCGCTCGACAAGAACACCGACGTCGGCGCCATCAACTCCGGCGAGCAGCTCGCCAAGATCCGCGAGCTCGCCGCCGTCGGTGAGTCCGAGGGCGCCGCTGGCTGGTCGCCGCCCTGCGACCTGCCCGCCCAGGGCTTCTGGTTCCCCCCCACCGTGTTCACCGGGGTGACCCAGGCGCACCGCATCGCCCGCGAGGAGATCTTCGGCCCCGTGCTGTCGGTGCTGACCTTCCGCACCCCGAGCGAGGCGGTCGATAAGGCCAACAACACGCCCTTCGGTCTCTCGGCCGGCATCTGGAGCGACAAGGGCTCGCGCATCCTGTGGATGGCCGACCAGCTGCGCGCCGGCGTGGTGTGGGCCAACACGTTCAACAAGTTCGACCCTGCCTCGCCGTTCGGCGGCTACAAGGAGTCCGGCTACGGCCGCGAGGGCGGTCGGCACGGTCTGGAGGGTTACCTCAGGTGA
- the deoC gene encoding deoxyribose-phosphate aldolase, whose protein sequence is MTALTRTSEGPARDGGMDPSAIREVTASDAALRRFLHGLPGVDQVGAEARAAMLGTRSIKTTAKAQALDLAIRMVDLTTLEGSDTPGKVRALANKAMRPDPTDATCPAAAAVCVYPDMVPVAKETLGGSGVHIAAVATAFPSGRAAMDIKLADTRDAVEAGADEIDMVIDRGAFLSGRYLQVFEEIAQVREACGDAHLKVIFETGELQTYDNVRRVSWLAMMAGAHFIKTSTGKIQPAATLPVTLVMLEAVRDYREATGRMVGVKPAGGIRASKDAIKYLVTVNEVAGPDWLDPDWFRFGASTLLNDLLMQRSKLTTGRYSGPDYVTVD, encoded by the coding sequence ATGACCGCCCTCACCCGCACGTCCGAGGGGCCAGCCCGAGACGGTGGCATGGACCCGTCGGCCATCCGCGAGGTGACCGCCTCCGACGCCGCCCTGCGCCGCTTCCTGCACGGACTTCCCGGGGTCGACCAGGTCGGCGCCGAGGCCCGCGCCGCGATGCTCGGCACCCGCTCGATCAAGACCACCGCCAAGGCCCAGGCGCTCGACCTCGCCATCCGCATGGTCGACCTGACCACGCTCGAGGGCTCCGACACCCCCGGCAAGGTCCGCGCGCTCGCCAACAAGGCGATGCGCCCCGACCCGACCGACGCGACGTGCCCGGCCGCGGCGGCCGTCTGCGTCTACCCCGACATGGTGCCGGTCGCGAAGGAGACCCTCGGCGGCTCCGGCGTCCACATCGCTGCCGTCGCCACCGCCTTCCCCAGCGGCCGCGCCGCCATGGACATCAAGCTGGCCGACACCCGCGACGCCGTCGAGGCCGGGGCCGACGAGATCGACATGGTCATCGACCGCGGCGCGTTCCTCTCGGGCCGCTACCTGCAGGTCTTCGAGGAGATCGCCCAGGTCCGCGAGGCGTGTGGGGACGCGCACCTCAAAGTGATCTTCGAGACCGGCGAGCTGCAGACCTACGACAACGTCCGCCGGGTCTCCTGGCTGGCGATGATGGCCGGCGCCCACTTCATCAAGACCTCCACCGGCAAGATCCAGCCGGCGGCCACGCTCCCGGTGACCCTGGTGATGCTCGAGGCCGTGCGCGACTACCGCGAGGCCACCGGCCGCATGGTCGGGGTCAAGCCCGCCGGTGGCATCCGCGCCTCCAAGGACGCGATCAAGTACCTCGTCACCGTCAACGAGGTCGCCGGACCCGACTGGCTGGACCCCGACTGGTTCCGCTTCGGCGCCTCCACGCTGCTCAACGACCTGCTGATGCAGCGCAGCAAGCTGACCACCGGCCGCTACTCCGGCCCCGACTACGTCACGGTGGACTGA
- a CDS encoding phospho-sugar mutase: MTDQPTAVAPQHPDDLLDRARRWAAEDPDAETRAELEALTDAAARDGDAAEAARADLADRFSGTLEFGTAGLRGALGAGPMRMNRVVVTRAAAGLAAYLRDTGSAPGSSVVIGYDARRNSDVFARDTAEVMTGAGFRALVLPEPLPTPVLAFAIRHLGAVAGVMVTASHNPPQDNGYKVYLGDGSQIVPPADAGIAERIAAVGPLADVPRGDAGERLDDSVVGAYVDAVASLLDPAGPREVVSVYTPLHGVGGAIQRRVLEATGFTRPHAVDEQAEPDPDFPTVAFPNPEEPGAMDLALALAEQQRADLIVAHDPDADRCAVGVPTPDSPHPWRMLRGDELGALLGDHLARSGREGVYAASIVSSSLLGRIAADAGQPYEQTLTGFKWIGRVPGLAFGYEEALGYCVAPHVAADKDGISAGLLVLDLAARLKADGLTLLDRLDEIARRHGLHATDQLSVRVSDLSLIGAAMARLRATPPDALGGLAVERVDDLTRPSDGLPPTDGLRFALADGARVVVRPSGTEPKLKCYLEVVVAVEADVEDGVEAARISAAGRLDAIRGDLAGSLGLETLTP; encoded by the coding sequence GTGACCGACCAGCCGACCGCCGTGGCCCCGCAGCACCCCGACGACCTGCTCGACCGGGCCCGCCGCTGGGCCGCCGAGGACCCGGACGCCGAGACCCGGGCCGAGCTGGAGGCGCTGACCGACGCCGCTGCTCGCGACGGCGACGCCGCCGAGGCAGCCCGCGCCGACCTGGCCGACCGGTTCTCCGGGACGCTGGAGTTCGGCACCGCCGGGCTCCGCGGCGCCCTGGGCGCCGGCCCGATGCGCATGAACCGGGTCGTGGTCACCCGCGCGGCGGCCGGGCTGGCGGCCTACCTGCGCGACACGGGCAGCGCCCCCGGCTCCTCCGTCGTCATCGGGTACGACGCCCGCCGCAACTCCGACGTCTTCGCCCGCGACACCGCCGAGGTGATGACGGGGGCCGGCTTCCGGGCGCTCGTCCTGCCCGAGCCGCTGCCCACGCCCGTGCTGGCCTTCGCGATCCGCCACCTCGGCGCGGTCGCCGGCGTGATGGTCACCGCGAGCCACAACCCGCCGCAGGACAACGGCTACAAGGTCTACCTCGGCGACGGTAGCCAGATCGTGCCGCCCGCCGACGCCGGCATCGCCGAGCGCATCGCGGCGGTCGGACCGCTGGCGGACGTGCCGCGCGGTGACGCCGGCGAGAGGCTCGACGACTCCGTCGTCGGCGCGTACGTCGACGCCGTCGCCTCCCTGCTCGACCCGGCCGGTCCGCGGGAGGTCGTGTCGGTCTACACCCCGCTGCACGGGGTCGGCGGTGCGATCCAGCGCCGCGTCCTCGAGGCCACCGGTTTCACCCGCCCGCACGCGGTCGACGAGCAGGCCGAGCCCGACCCGGACTTCCCGACCGTGGCCTTCCCCAACCCCGAGGAGCCGGGCGCCATGGACCTGGCGCTGGCCCTCGCCGAGCAGCAGCGCGCCGACCTGATCGTCGCCCACGACCCCGACGCCGACCGGTGCGCGGTGGGCGTGCCCACCCCCGACAGCCCGCACCCGTGGCGGATGCTGCGCGGCGACGAGCTGGGCGCGCTGCTCGGCGACCACCTGGCGCGGTCGGGCCGTGAGGGCGTCTACGCCGCGTCGATCGTGTCCTCCAGCCTGCTGGGCAGGATCGCCGCCGACGCGGGCCAGCCCTACGAGCAGACGCTGACCGGGTTCAAGTGGATCGGGCGGGTGCCGGGCCTGGCGTTCGGCTACGAGGAGGCGCTCGGCTACTGCGTGGCCCCGCATGTCGCGGCCGACAAGGACGGCATCTCCGCCGGGCTGCTGGTCCTCGACCTCGCCGCACGTCTGAAGGCTGACGGGCTGACCCTGCTGGACCGGCTCGACGAGATCGCGCGGCGGCACGGGCTGCACGCCACCGACCAGCTGAGCGTGCGCGTCAGCGACCTGTCTCTCATCGGCGCCGCGATGGCGCGCCTGCGAGCGACGCCCCCCGACGCCCTCGGCGGGCTCGCCGTGGAGCGCGTCGACGACCTGACCCGCCCCTCCGACGGGCTGCCTCCCACCGACGGTCTCCGGTTCGCCCTCGCCGACGGTGCCCGGGTCGTCGTACGCCCCTCGGGGACCGAGCCGAAGCTCAAGTGCTACCTCGAGGTCGTCGTCGCCGTGGAGGCCGACGTGGAGGACGGGGTGGAGGCCGCGCGCATCTCCGCCGCGGGACGACTGGACGCGATCCGTGGCGATTTGGCCGGTTCTCTGGGGCTTGAGACACTGACCCCATGA
- a CDS encoding crotonase/enoyl-CoA hydratase family protein — protein sequence MTSSSAHNITCTIDDGVAQVWLDRPDKLNGLTLDMLGELVAVSKRLRQDRSLRAVILAGAGESFSAGLDFASAMRNPARIARTFVPAPLRGTNTFQEAAWGWRRLPVPVIAAIKGHCYGGGVQLALGADFRISTPDAQWSVLEAKWGLIPDMSGIRSLAEVVGMDTAKLLTMTGDTFSGEQARDYGLVTQLAADPLVEADALAQKLKSRSPDAIAAAKRLFNDTWTSTPRRTFARERAEQLALLVNANTRIAREAAFRRETPVFTARKR from the coding sequence ATGACGAGCTCCAGCGCGCACAACATCACCTGCACCATCGACGACGGCGTCGCCCAGGTGTGGCTCGACCGGCCCGACAAGCTCAACGGGCTGACGCTGGACATGCTCGGCGAGCTGGTCGCGGTCTCGAAGCGGCTGCGCCAGGACCGGTCGTTGCGCGCGGTGATCCTCGCCGGCGCGGGCGAGTCCTTCAGCGCCGGCCTCGACTTCGCCTCCGCGATGCGCAACCCCGCGCGCATCGCCCGCACCTTCGTGCCCGCCCCACTGCGCGGCACCAACACCTTCCAGGAGGCCGCGTGGGGCTGGCGCCGGCTGCCGGTGCCGGTCATCGCGGCGATCAAGGGCCACTGCTACGGCGGCGGGGTGCAGCTCGCGCTCGGCGCGGACTTCCGCATCTCCACCCCCGACGCGCAGTGGTCGGTCCTCGAGGCCAAGTGGGGCCTCATCCCCGACATGTCCGGGATCCGCAGCCTGGCCGAGGTGGTCGGCATGGACACCGCCAAGCTGCTGACGATGACCGGCGACACCTTCTCGGGCGAGCAGGCCCGCGACTACGGGCTCGTCACCCAGCTCGCGGCCGACCCCCTCGTCGAGGCCGACGCGCTGGCCCAGAAGCTCAAGTCCCGGTCGCCCGACGCCATCGCCGCCGCGAAGCGGCTCTTCAACGACACCTGGACCAGCACGCCGCGCCGTACCTTCGCCCGCGAGCGCGCCGAGCAGCTCGCGCTCCTGGTCAACGCCAACACCCGCATCGCCCGCGAGGCGGCCTTCCGCCGCGAGACCCCGGTCTTCACCGCGCGCAAGCGCTGA
- a CDS encoding purine-nucleoside phosphorylase — protein MSSTPATPTDAHPTDPTDPTGLARAAADRLRELTGVERHDVALVMGSGWVPAAEMLGEATAEISSTDLPGFVPPAVAGHAGTIRSIRSGDRHLLVFLGRTHLYEGLGVRPVVHGVRTAAAAGCRAVVLTNGCGGLDPAWAPGTPVLISDHLNLTATSPIEGAEFVDLTDLYSPRLREMCREVDPTLDEGVYVQLPGPHYETPAEIRMIRTIGGDLVGMSTTLEAIAARQAGLEVLGMSLVTNAAAGMTGEPLNHEEVLEAGRSAATRMGELLAAVLPRV, from the coding sequence ATGTCCAGCACCCCCGCCACCCCCACCGACGCGCACCCGACCGACCCGACCGACCCGACCGGACTGGCCCGTGCCGCGGCCGACCGGCTGCGCGAGCTGACCGGCGTCGAGCGTCACGACGTCGCCCTGGTCATGGGGTCCGGCTGGGTGCCGGCCGCGGAGATGCTTGGCGAGGCGACGGCCGAGATCTCCAGCACCGACCTGCCCGGGTTCGTCCCGCCCGCGGTGGCGGGCCACGCCGGCACGATCCGCTCCATCCGCTCCGGCGACCGGCACCTGCTCGTGTTCCTGGGACGCACCCACCTCTACGAGGGCCTCGGGGTGCGCCCCGTCGTCCACGGCGTCCGCACCGCGGCGGCCGCCGGCTGTCGCGCCGTCGTGCTCACCAACGGCTGCGGGGGCCTCGACCCGGCCTGGGCGCCGGGCACGCCGGTCCTCATCTCCGACCACCTCAACCTGACGGCGACCAGCCCGATCGAGGGCGCGGAGTTCGTCGACCTCACCGACCTGTACTCCCCGCGGCTCCGCGAGATGTGCCGCGAGGTGGACCCGACCCTCGACGAGGGCGTCTACGTCCAGCTGCCCGGGCCGCACTACGAGACCCCGGCCGAGATCCGCATGATCCGCACCATCGGCGGCGACCTGGTCGGGATGTCGACCACGCTGGAGGCCATCGCCGCGCGCCAGGCAGGGCTCGAGGTGCTCGGCATGTCGCTGGTCACCAACGCCGCCGCCGGGATGACCGGGGAGCCGCTGAACCACGAGGAGGTCCTCGAGGCCGGACGCTCCGCCGCCACCCGCATGGGCGAGCTGCTCGCCGCGGTGCTCCCCCGCGTCTGA
- a CDS encoding gamma-glutamylcyclotransferase translates to MTLYAAYGPNMDPRTMMERCPHSPLQSTGWLQGWRLTFGGEEYGWDGSLATIVEDPFEQVFVAVFDVTDEDVAQMDDWESVATGLYLKIQVRIATMLGEVVAWTYVLDAYEGGMPSASYLGILADAAEAADAPGDYVNALRRRPCRSSGL, encoded by the coding sequence GTGACGCTGTACGCCGCCTACGGGCCCAACATGGATCCCCGCACCATGATGGAGCGGTGTCCCCACTCCCCCCTGCAGAGCACCGGGTGGTTGCAGGGGTGGCGACTGACGTTCGGCGGTGAGGAGTACGGCTGGGACGGCTCCCTGGCCACCATCGTCGAGGACCCCTTCGAGCAGGTCTTCGTCGCCGTCTTCGACGTCACCGACGAGGACGTCGCGCAGATGGACGACTGGGAGAGCGTCGCGACCGGGCTCTACCTCAAGATCCAGGTCCGCATCGCGACCATGCTGGGCGAGGTCGTCGCCTGGACCTACGTGCTCGACGCCTACGAGGGCGGCATGCCGTCGGCGTCCTACCTCGGGATCCTCGCCGACGCCGCCGAGGCCGCCGACGCCCCGGGCGACTACGTCAACGCCCTGCGACGCCGGCCCTGCCGCTCCAGCGGCCTCTGA
- a CDS encoding NAD(P)H-quinone dehydrogenase has translation MTHVAIIGGGPGGYEAALVAAQLGAQVTLVDSDGIGGSAVLTDCVPSKTLIATAEVMADLEVADELGITVHDAEGDVAKRTTVDLGKVNRRVLSLARAQSHDIAERLDRDGIRRVAGRGRLDGTRSVVATLDDGSEERIEADTVLVATGAAPRTLPTAQPDGERILTWEQVYDLEERPEHLIVVGSGVTGAEFAGAYNALGLEVTLVSSRDRVLPGEDPDAAEVLEEVFKRRGMTVLGKSRMASVTRDGDRVTVALEDGREVVGSHCLLALGSVPNTADMGLEEAGVTLGKGGFIEVDRVSRTSVQGVYAAGDCTGVFMLASVAAMQGRIAMWHALGDAVSPLDLSIVSSNVFTAPEIATVGCSQKAVDEGEIEVEQVMLPLATNARAKMQGVQEGFVKMFCRPGTGIVVGGVVVAPRASELIHALSIAVAEKLTVDDLALTFTVYPSMSGSVAEAARRLHHVR, from the coding sequence GTGACTCACGTGGCGATCATCGGTGGCGGACCCGGCGGCTACGAGGCGGCGCTGGTGGCCGCCCAGCTGGGGGCCCAGGTGACGCTCGTCGACAGCGACGGGATCGGCGGCTCGGCGGTGCTGACCGACTGCGTGCCCAGCAAGACCCTCATCGCCACCGCCGAGGTGATGGCCGACCTCGAGGTCGCCGACGAGCTCGGCATCACCGTCCACGACGCCGAGGGCGACGTCGCCAAGCGGACCACCGTCGACCTCGGGAAGGTCAACCGGCGCGTGCTGAGCCTGGCGCGCGCCCAGTCGCACGACATCGCCGAGCGTCTGGACCGCGACGGGATCCGCCGGGTCGCCGGGCGCGGGCGCCTCGACGGCACGCGCAGTGTGGTCGCCACCCTCGACGACGGCTCGGAGGAGCGCATCGAGGCCGACACCGTGCTCGTCGCCACCGGCGCCGCACCGCGCACGCTGCCCACGGCGCAGCCCGACGGCGAGCGCATCCTGACCTGGGAGCAGGTCTACGACCTCGAGGAGCGGCCCGAGCACCTGATCGTGGTCGGCTCCGGCGTCACCGGCGCCGAGTTCGCCGGCGCCTACAACGCCCTCGGCCTCGAGGTCACGCTCGTCAGCAGCCGCGACCGGGTGCTGCCGGGGGAGGACCCGGACGCCGCGGAGGTGCTCGAGGAGGTCTTCAAGCGCCGGGGCATGACCGTGCTCGGCAAGTCACGCATGGCGTCGGTGACCCGCGACGGCGACCGCGTCACGGTCGCGCTCGAGGACGGCCGCGAGGTGGTCGGCTCGCACTGCCTGCTCGCTCTCGGCTCGGTGCCCAACACCGCCGACATGGGCCTCGAGGAGGCCGGCGTGACGCTGGGCAAGGGCGGCTTCATCGAGGTCGACCGGGTCTCGCGCACCAGCGTGCAGGGCGTGTACGCCGCCGGCGACTGCACCGGCGTCTTCATGCTCGCCTCCGTCGCCGCCATGCAGGGGCGCATCGCCATGTGGCACGCACTGGGTGACGCGGTGTCGCCGCTCGACCTGAGCATCGTGTCCTCCAACGTCTTCACCGCCCCCGAGATCGCCACGGTCGGCTGCTCGCAGAAGGCGGTCGACGAGGGCGAGATCGAGGTCGAGCAGGTCATGCTGCCGCTCGCCACCAACGCCCGGGCCAAGATGCAGGGCGTGCAGGAGGGCTTCGTCAAGATGTTCTGCCGCCCCGGCACCGGGATCGTGGTCGGCGGCGTCGTCGTGGCGCCGCGAGCCAGCGAGCTCATCCACGCGCTGTCGATCGCGGTCGCCGAGAAGCTGACCGTCGACGACCTCGCCCTCACCTTCACCGTCTACCCGTCCATGAGCGGGTCGGTGGCCGAGGCGGCACGGCGCCTGCACCACGTGCGCTGA